TAGCGCAGGCGACTAAGACATCATACCCTGTCTGAATTTTGCTTGTGCCGTTACTGGTTGTTTGGGTTGCGTGTCCGGTGCAGGAACATTCGGCACTCACACAGCCCGATACATTTATCGAGCATTATGAGCGCAAGATTCATAGCCAGAAGCAGCTGATTGAGCTTTCTAAGGCACTCAACTCAAACCTCGACCTGCGTTCGCTGATCGATTCGATTCTGAATATCAGCATCGCCCAAAGCCGCTGCCTGCAGGCCGGCATTTACCTCGTACCCGAGATCGATCACCATGGGCTGGTGCTCGATGAAAACTTTGTCGGCTTTGAAGTCGCCGACCCATCGGCGTTTGCCATACCCTACAAGAGTGACATCGTCAAACTGCTGTCTGAATACCCGACGCTGCTCACGCTCTCTGAGATCAAGAATATCGCCGCCGCCACAGAGCATTCGAGCCTTGCGCAGGTGAGCTACACGGCCGCCATTACGCAGTTTTCAAAGCTGAACGCCGAGCTGCTGCTGGTGCCTCTGAAAGCAAAAGGCCGAATCAACGGTATTCTCGTCATGGGTCCAAAGTCTGACGGCGAAACCTACCTTGCTGAAGAAAAAGCTTTCTTGTCTGATTTAGCGTCGCTGGCGGCGATTGCGGTCGAAAATGCGCGACTCTACGAACTGGCAACGGTCGACATGATGACGAAGCTCAAGATTCACCATTTTTTTCAAACTCGCCTGCGCGAAGAAATTGAAAACTCGCGCGATACCGGTGAGCCGGTGTGCCTGCTGCTGACCGACATCGACCATTTCAAGAAGTTCAACGACACGTATGGCCACCAGATCGGCGACCTGGTTTTGAAGGAGGTCGCGAAAGTTCTCATTAACACCGCCAAAGGCAAAGATGTCGCGGCGCGCTACGGCGGCGAAGAGTTTGCACTGATTGCTCCGGCAAGAAACATAGAATCTGCGCGTGCCATTGCAGAAAAATACCGCGAGAAGATTGAGAAGCTGTCGGTGAAAAACCCTTCGAACAAAGGTGAAAAGACCCTCAAAGTGACAGTGTCAGTCGGTGTGGCGATGTTCAACCCCGAAACCGACAGCGAAAACAAGCATCTGATCGAGCGTGCAGACCAGGCGCTCTACGCAGCGAAGCATGGCGGTCGAAACCGGGTAGAAGTGAAAGCCTAGCTCGCTTACATAAATATCAAGATAAATCAATCTGTTCGCAGAGTTCGATTGACTGCCGCATGAGAGCGAAGAGAACCACAGATGTTCTGCTGGCCCTGGCACTCTGGGTCGCCATCAGCGCGATCGATAATCAGGTAACGTATGAAATTGGCCTTTCGATTTTTTATTTGATTCCCATTTCGTTTGCCGTTTATCGCCTCGGGTTCGCGGCCGGCTTAACTGTATCTGTTTTGAGCAGTCTTTCATGGTACTTCAATGATCTGGGTACCGGGCACACCTATTCAAACCCGCTGATGCCGCTTTGGAACGCCTTGATGCGTTACGGTTATTTCGTTCTGCATTCATACTTTTTATCGCGCTACAGTCTGCTTCTTAAAAAATCGCAGCAGCAGGCTTATACCGATAGTCTCACGAATGCAAGAAATTCGCGTTATCTGATCGAACAGATACGCCGCGACCACGACCATGCGGCTGCCCAAAATAAACCGCTGACACTCGCGTATATCGATCTCGATAATTTCAAGGCTGTGAACGACACGAAAGGCCATGCCGAAGGTGACCTGGTTCTGCAGACTCTCGCGAATTGTACCATGGCGCTTATGGGCGAGAAAGATACTTTCGGCCGCATGGGCGGCGACGAATTTGTGCTCATTTTGCCCGGCTACACTTTTGATGAGGCGAATACTCTGCTGACCAGATTAAGATCTGCAGTTCACGCAGAATTCGCAGCACACAACTGGCCGGTTTCACTCAGCGTAGGAGCAATTACATATACAGAACTCGGCCGCCTCGCCGATCGGCTGCTGCAAGATGTGGATAGCCTCATGTACGCGGTCAAAAAATCGGGCAAAGACGCTCTGCGCCACGAACCAAGACCTTAAGGCGCTTTCCATGCCTTATGTCCGCGACCTAGATGCCATCCGTGGCAGTCGCGGACTTACAGGCATCCATGCCTTTTAGTCCACGACCTAGATGCCATCCGTGGCAGTCGCGGACTTACAGGCATCCATGCCTTTTAGTCCACGACCAAGATGCCATCCGTGGCAGTCGCGGACTTACAGGCATCCATGCCTTTTAGTCCACGACAAAGAAGCCATCCGTGGCAGTCGCGGACTTACAGGCATCCATGCCTTTTAGTCCACGACAAAGAAGCCATCCGTGGCAGTCGCGGACTCGGAGGCATCCATGCCTTTGACTTGACGCCCGATTTTCAATTGCGACTTGAGCGTATGGCTGAACTCAGCAAAGACATCGTTGGCCGCAAGATGGAGCCCTTCACATTTACCGTTGAACGCGGTAAGGTGAAAGAGTTTCTGCAGGCGATCGGCGAAACCAACGCAATTTATCACGACGTGAACGCGGCGAAAGCTGCTGGTTACACTGACACTCCGGTGCCACTCACCTTTCAGACGGCCTTCACCTTTTGGGGCTATGGCGACAAATTCTGGAGCGATCTTGACTCGTTCGGCATCGACACAAAGCGCCTTCTGCACATGAAAGAAGAGTACACCTACCTTGAGCCTATTTATCCGGGTACAACGGTCAGCTGCCAGGTTGAAGTGATCGACGTGAAGGTCGGTAAAATGAACATGGTGACCTTCAAGAACACGTACAGCGACGGCAAAGGCAAAGTTTTCATCGAAGCCGAGATGGCGATTGTGATCCGCCCGGAGGGTATGTAATATGACTAAAATCCAATTCTCAGCCTGGACCGAAGGTCAGGATATTCCCGAGCTGCGCGTCGGCCCCATCAAACAGATGGATCTCGTGCGTTACGCTGGCGCATCGGGTGACTTTAACCCCATTCACAACGACGTTGAGTTTGCCAAATCGGCAGGCCTGCCGGGTACAATTGCGCACGGTATGTATATTATGGCGCTCATGGGCCGGCAGGTGACCAACTGGGCACCCCCTACACAGGTGAAGTTTTTTGGCGTCAAATTCAAGGGCATGAGCCTGCCCGGTGAAACAATGGTATTCACCGGCAAAATCAAGAAGAAGAAAGAAGAAAACGGTGAAAAGCTGCTGATGGTGTCGCTTTCAGCTGCCAATGATAAAGGCGAAGTAAAAGTCAGCGGTGATTTGACCGTAAAAGCAGAATAAGGTACGTCTAAACAACCATGGATATAGCATTTGCAGATGTAGGCAGCCACAAAGTGGTTCGGGTGATGGGCGACGTTGACCTCTACAATGTCGGAGACCTTAAGCGTGCAGTCTTTGAACTGATTGACGAAGGTGAAGTCGAGTCGCTCATCATCGACATGGCAAGCGTCAACTACATCGACTCGTCTGGAGTCGGCGCCCTAGTTGCCGCACAAAAGAAAATGAAAACTCAGGGCGGCAAATTCGGTTTGCTCGCCCTCACCGAAGACGTTCTGAATATTCTTAAGCTCGCAACTCTCGACCAGTTCTTTAAGATCTACGAATCTGAAGCGGCGCTTCCGTAACCAATACCCTCTGTGCATTCGCACAGGGGCTCTTTAAGAGATTATACACTTTGGGTGATTTCATGAAAACTGTTGCCTTAATCTATGGCGGTGAATCGGGCGAACACGATGTGTCGTGCGTCTCAGCCGCATACCTCGAAGAGACGATCACGGCAGCGGGCTACACCACGATACCCATCTACATTTCGCGCAAAGGCGAATGGCATCGCCAGCCGCGCGTTGCCAAAATTGCGTCGGATAACCGGCACAACCCCAGCTCGCTCTTGCAGAAAGACGGCCGGGTTGTTCTGCGATCGGCTGAAGAAGAAGTCGGCATCGACTTTGCTTTCCCGATAGTGCATGGCACGGCGGGCGAAGACGGCGCACTGCAGGGCTTCTTCGAAGTTCTCGGCCTACCCTATGCAGGCTCGGGTGTCGCGACATCTGCGGTCTGTATGGATAAAGCGCTGATGCGTGCGCTCTTTGCAGTCAACAAGATTCCGCAGGTCGAATATTTCGTGATCGCAGACGCCGAGTCTGCCGAAAGCGAAAAGATTCATGCGAGAATTGAATCCTCAATTGGTTACCCGGTATTCATCAAGCCGTGCAACATGGGCAGCTCGGTCGGTGTTCACAAAGTCTCTGGCCGAGAAGCACTCGCCAAAGCGATTGCGGATGCAGCGCGTTTTGACGACCATTTGCTGTGCGAACAGGGTTTACCTGTGCGCGAGCTTGAAATTGCGATTGCGGGCAATTTTCCCGACTACCTGATCTCGGGGGTAGGCGAGATCAAGGTAAATCATGAATTCTATTCATACGAGGCGAAATATATTGACCCGAATGGCGCAGACCTTTTTCTCGAAGCGCCGATAGAACCTGCGCTGCGCGAAGAAATTCAGCGATTGGCAAAGGGTGCGTACGCAGCGGTGCGTGGTGACGGTTTTGCGCGCATCGATTTCTTTCTGCACAAAGAGACCGGCAAACTCTTTCTCAATGAGATCAACACGCTGCCCGGCTTTACCCCGATCAGTATGTTTCCGCAACTTTTTAAAGCGGCGGGTGTTGACGGCCCGGCAATCACACGCAAGATAATCGAATGGGGTAAAGCCCGCTGCGATCGGCTGAAACGCCTGCGTGCAGCCAGCCGTGCCTGATGCGCCGGTTTACTCTCTCTTATCATTACTTTGCCCAGCGCGACCTGCGCAACCACCTCGAACTATTTCTCGATGTCGCCGATACAGCACCGCTCGAAACATGGCGATACTTTCGCGACAAAGAGGCGCGCCGAACCGACGGGCGCAGAAGATTCGTGTCAGCCCCAGAGCACCGCCGTGTTTATCTCGACTTCGCGGGCAAGGTGTCAGAAGACAGAGGCAAACTCAGAATAGTAAGAAGGGGCTTTTTTGTTGACCGAAGGACAGGACGTCCGTGGTCATCGGAGCGCATGGATGCTATCTTGGTAACTTTATGAGCGAATTGCGCATACCTGACATTCCACTGCCGCGCCCGTTTTTGCGCGTGCTGAGCGATGAAGTGGTCACACGCGACGACGTTGAGAAAGTTAAACGTAGCATGCAGCAGACGATTGACCTGTTGCAGACCGACCTGAAGCGTGAGCGCGAGCTGGTGAAGACGCTCGAAAAGTCGGGCGAGGTATTGAACGAAATTCTGTCATCGCCCGATTTTCGTGCGCTCAGCCACAAAGCACCGGCGGCCATCACCGCAGGCGGTGCGACGGCTACGGGCGCGACGAGCGCACAGATCGACGAAGGGCCGGTCGAATATATCGACGTCGTCGAAATTGAACTTACCGATGCAATCGTCTCTGATGCCGATATTCCAGCACAGGTTAAGAAGGATTAACCCTTTGCTGCGCCTTGTACTTTGCCTGTTGCTTGTTGCCGTTACCGCGCTCAATGCACAGACCGCAATTCTTGACCCGGCGCCCGAAGAGCAGCAAGAAGACGGGTACCTGGCGCTTGAAGGCGGTATCGGCTACAACACATACCCCAATTCTGAATACTTTCGCGCGCCGCTGTTTTTCACCGGTGGGTCTGCAAGACGTGAGATATCCACACGCTTATTGCTGCTGGGTGATATGCTGCACGCAGGTGAACTTTTCGAGGGGCGATTTTCTGGCAACAAACCGGGCGGCGTCTACCATTATAGCTTTGGTCAGCTTGATGTAGATTACCTCAACTGGTACGGACGA
The sequence above is a segment of the Turneriella parva DSM 21527 genome. Coding sequences within it:
- a CDS encoding sensor domain-containing diguanylate cyclase, which codes for MPLLVVWVACPVQEHSALTQPDTFIEHYERKIHSQKQLIELSKALNSNLDLRSLIDSILNISIAQSRCLQAGIYLVPEIDHHGLVLDENFVGFEVADPSAFAIPYKSDIVKLLSEYPTLLTLSEIKNIAAATEHSSLAQVSYTAAITQFSKLNAELLLVPLKAKGRINGILVMGPKSDGETYLAEEKAFLSDLASLAAIAVENARLYELATVDMMTKLKIHHFFQTRLREEIENSRDTGEPVCLLLTDIDHFKKFNDTYGHQIGDLVLKEVAKVLINTAKGKDVAARYGGEEFALIAPARNIESARAIAEKYREKIEKLSVKNPSNKGEKTLKVTVSVGVAMFNPETDSENKHLIERADQALYAAKHGGRNRVEVKA
- a CDS encoding GGDEF domain-containing protein codes for the protein MRAKRTTDVLLALALWVAISAIDNQVTYEIGLSIFYLIPISFAVYRLGFAAGLTVSVLSSLSWYFNDLGTGHTYSNPLMPLWNALMRYGYFVLHSYFLSRYSLLLKKSQQQAYTDSLTNARNSRYLIEQIRRDHDHAAAQNKPLTLAYIDLDNFKAVNDTKGHAEGDLVLQTLANCTMALMGEKDTFGRMGGDEFVLILPGYTFDEANTLLTRLRSAVHAEFAAHNWPVSLSVGAITYTELGRLADRLLQDVDSLMYAVKKSGKDALRHEPRP
- a CDS encoding FAS1-like dehydratase domain-containing protein, encoding MAELSKDIVGRKMEPFTFTVERGKVKEFLQAIGETNAIYHDVNAAKAAGYTDTPVPLTFQTAFTFWGYGDKFWSDLDSFGIDTKRLLHMKEEYTYLEPIYPGTTVSCQVEVIDVKVGKMNMVTFKNTYSDGKGKVFIEAEMAIVIRPEGM
- a CDS encoding MaoC/PaaZ C-terminal domain-containing protein encodes the protein MTKIQFSAWTEGQDIPELRVGPIKQMDLVRYAGASGDFNPIHNDVEFAKSAGLPGTIAHGMYIMALMGRQVTNWAPPTQVKFFGVKFKGMSLPGETMVFTGKIKKKKEENGEKLLMVSLSAANDKGEVKVSGDLTVKAE
- a CDS encoding STAS domain-containing protein — its product is MDIAFADVGSHKVVRVMGDVDLYNVGDLKRAVFELIDEGEVESLIIDMASVNYIDSSGVGALVAAQKKMKTQGGKFGLLALTEDVLNILKLATLDQFFKIYESEAALP
- a CDS encoding D-alanine--D-alanine ligase family protein, which codes for MKTVALIYGGESGEHDVSCVSAAYLEETITAAGYTTIPIYISRKGEWHRQPRVAKIASDNRHNPSSLLQKDGRVVLRSAEEEVGIDFAFPIVHGTAGEDGALQGFFEVLGLPYAGSGVATSAVCMDKALMRALFAVNKIPQVEYFVIADAESAESEKIHARIESSIGYPVFIKPCNMGSSVGVHKVSGREALAKAIADAARFDDHLLCEQGLPVRELEIAIAGNFPDYLISGVGEIKVNHEFYSYEAKYIDPNGADLFLEAPIEPALREEIQRLAKGAYAAVRGDGFARIDFFLHKETGKLFLNEINTLPGFTPISMFPQLFKAAGVDGPAITRKIIEWGKARCDRLKRLRAASRA